One part of the Chromatiales bacterium genome encodes these proteins:
- a CDS encoding ROK family protein, with product MTLALGIDLGGTTLRGGVVDGLEVIEEVRATPRLGAACAELDSTSAKQLVADALAGFARDVLARHPGIHAIGVGAPGYVSADGRVLRGAPNLPGVTDAELADALSAATSRPVRLENDALAAAWGEYLLDAQSPDLIYLGLGTGIGGGLVLGGRPWRGTTGMAMEFGHIIVEPGGRSCGCGNRGCVERYASASGLRISYALSGGGDLDASEIAARARAGESMALQAFAVAAGMLASACAHLVKITDVRNLVIGGGLSAAWDQFEPNFPCALDAQLLAGQRGSIRVRPSTADDRAGILGAARLALDTMS from the coding sequence ATGACGCTTGCGCTGGGCATCGATCTGGGGGGCACGACGCTGCGTGGCGGGGTCGTGGACGGTCTAGAAGTCATCGAGGAGGTTCGCGCGACGCCGCGTCTCGGCGCCGCCTGCGCCGAGCTTGATTCCACGTCGGCAAAACAGCTGGTGGCCGACGCGCTCGCCGGATTCGCCCGTGACGTTCTGGCGCGCCATCCGGGCATCCACGCGATCGGAGTGGGCGCGCCCGGTTATGTCAGTGCCGACGGCCGTGTGCTGCGTGGTGCGCCGAATTTGCCCGGTGTGACCGACGCGGAACTCGCCGACGCCCTGTCGGCGGCAACCAGCCGCCCGGTTCGGCTCGAGAACGATGCACTCGCCGCTGCGTGGGGCGAATACCTGCTCGACGCGCAGAGCCCGGACCTGATCTACCTCGGGCTGGGCACGGGAATCGGCGGCGGGTTGGTGCTCGGCGGACGCCCCTGGCGTGGAACCACGGGCATGGCCATGGAGTTCGGCCACATCATCGTCGAGCCTGGCGGGCGCTCGTGTGGCTGTGGCAATCGCGGCTGCGTGGAGCGATATGCGTCGGCGAGCGGTCTGCGCATCAGCTATGCGTTGTCCGGCGGTGGCGATCTGGACGCAAGTGAGATCGCCGCGCGCGCCCGCGCCGGAGAATCCATGGCGCTACAGGCCTTTGCGGTCGCGGCCGGCATGCTCGCGAGCGCGTGCGCGCACCTCGTCAAGATCACCGATGTACGCAACCTGGTGATCGGCGGCGGACTGAGCGCCGCCTGGGACCAGTTCGAGCCGAACTTTCCGTGTGCGCTGGATGCACAGTTGCTCGCGGGGCAGCGCGGATCGATCCGTGTGCGACCGTCCACCGCAGACGACCGTGCCGGCATCCTCGGCGCCGCACGTCTGGCGCTGGATACAATGTCCTAG